In one window of Opitutus sp. GAS368 DNA:
- a CDS encoding GH3 auxin-responsive promoter family protein produces MTLAPRFLVNLWAAYRATRLARKLRTPGHDDAAQHAAFTGLMAQAAGTEFGRAHGLSADTTYAEFRDAVPPRTHDYFQPLVARMAAGEADVLVPGRCPFFVETAGATGLAPKLLPVPEAMLAHYRHGLRDALFLYAARTGHAGVFLGRQVHAGASTALREAHGTYVTGLDGMLALCLSPWVEANLYAPPPAVARLPEGAPKIAAIAAAMRRRDVTLVGGTPAMVAALAEAVRQPAGDPPSPPPQLPAVWPNLECFLHLGAPLGLFAEALRAALGPAVNYHEVYAAAEGIFAAQDDHPGPGLRLLTDGGVFYEFIPLADYQEAQLPSAGRHCLPLKKVQPGVDYVLLVTTPAGLARCVVGDIVRFTSVAPPRLQCIGRLGSYLNAFGEQVTERELLDTMLAVCARNGWHVVSFHVAPFQHRIAAGQGVRCHEWWLELHTHTTRTPTANVLGPELDAELATRNHDYAARRNERTIDSPQVRLVMPGVFEQWARQSGRTASLSKMPRGRSDRLIADQLAALARFHPATHAPFAPADRP; encoded by the coding sequence ATGACACTGGCGCCACGGTTCCTGGTCAATCTCTGGGCGGCTTACCGCGCGACGCGGCTCGCGCGCAAGCTGCGGACCCCGGGGCACGACGACGCGGCGCAGCACGCGGCCTTCACGGGATTGATGGCGCAGGCCGCCGGCACGGAGTTCGGCCGGGCGCACGGCCTGTCGGCGGACACGACCTACGCGGAATTCCGCGACGCCGTGCCGCCGCGCACCCACGACTATTTCCAACCGCTGGTTGCCCGCATGGCGGCCGGCGAGGCGGATGTGCTGGTGCCGGGCCGCTGTCCCTTCTTTGTCGAAACCGCCGGCGCCACGGGCCTGGCGCCCAAGCTGCTGCCCGTGCCCGAGGCCATGCTCGCGCATTACCGCCACGGCCTGCGCGATGCGCTGTTCCTCTATGCCGCCCGGACCGGCCATGCCGGGGTGTTCCTCGGCCGGCAGGTGCACGCTGGCGCCAGCACCGCGCTGCGCGAGGCGCACGGCACCTACGTCACCGGCCTCGACGGCATGCTCGCGCTCTGCCTCTCCCCCTGGGTCGAGGCGAACCTGTATGCACCGCCGCCCGCCGTGGCCCGGCTGCCGGAAGGCGCGCCCAAGATCGCCGCGATCGCGGCGGCCATGCGGCGACGCGATGTTACGCTGGTCGGCGGCACCCCGGCCATGGTTGCGGCGCTGGCCGAGGCCGTGCGCCAGCCCGCCGGCGACCCCCCATCCCCTCCGCCCCAGCTGCCGGCCGTGTGGCCCAACCTCGAGTGCTTCCTTCACCTGGGCGCCCCGCTCGGGCTCTTTGCCGAGGCGCTGCGCGCGGCGCTCGGCCCGGCGGTCAATTATCACGAGGTCTACGCCGCCGCCGAGGGTATCTTCGCCGCGCAGGACGACCACCCGGGGCCGGGGCTGCGCCTGCTGACCGATGGCGGCGTGTTCTACGAATTCATTCCGCTGGCGGATTACCAGGAGGCCCAGCTGCCCTCGGCCGGCCGGCACTGCCTGCCGCTCAAGAAGGTGCAGCCGGGCGTCGACTACGTGCTGCTCGTCACGACGCCCGCCGGGCTCGCCCGCTGCGTGGTGGGCGACATCGTGCGTTTCACGTCGGTGGCGCCGCCGCGGCTGCAGTGCATCGGCCGCCTCGGATCCTATCTCAATGCCTTTGGCGAACAGGTCACGGAGCGCGAGCTGCTCGACACCATGCTGGCGGTCTGCGCCCGCAACGGCTGGCACGTGGTCAGCTTCCACGTCGCGCCCTTCCAGCACCGGATCGCCGCCGGGCAGGGCGTCCGGTGCCACGAATGGTGGCTGGAGCTGCACACGCACACCACCCGCACGCCGACGGCCAACGTGCTCGGGCCGGAGCTCGACGCCGAGCTGGCCACGCGCAACCACGACTACGCCGCCCGGCGCAACGAGCGCACGATCGACTCGCCCCAGGTGCGGCTCGTCATGCCCGGGGTGTTTGAGCAATGGGCGCGGCAATCGGGCCGGACCGCCAGCCTGAGCAAGATGCCCCGCGGCCGCTCCGACCGGCTCATCGCCGACCAGCTGGCCGCGTTGGCGCGCTTCCATCCCGCCACCCACGCGCCCTTTGCGCCGGCTGACCGGCCCTGA